One region of Methanobacterium formicicum genomic DNA includes:
- a CDS encoding DMT family transporter: protein MSRFWGYLSAIMVAILFGVWYSLDKILLGYLHPLVLAAMVYTLASMLLLLIRISPLNSPLLEVMHCQSKVETHITGKNYVTLFLTAICGAVMAPALYLSGLDQITAVNAALLCNVEILFIIILGVLFLKETVKAKDILGFAFLLLGAVFLSTNNLQGISFQQNLGGSILVILACFFWSMDTTLTKFLSNKRDLFLLTGIKCGVGGLILVIMSLFMGLSFNLPLNAVPLLLFVSLGCMSSSMLLIYIAIREIGSTRTGSIFSTSSLFGAIVAFLILGEPLGIFQLFFGLLMFAGILILYKEVNKD, encoded by the coding sequence ATGAGTCGTTTCTGGGGATATCTAAGTGCCATAATGGTGGCAATACTATTTGGGGTTTGGTATTCCCTGGATAAAATATTACTGGGTTACCTGCATCCCCTGGTACTGGCGGCAATGGTTTACACCCTGGCCAGTATGTTACTGTTACTAATAAGAATTTCACCCCTAAATTCACCCTTACTGGAGGTTATGCATTGCCAAAGCAAGGTGGAAACTCATATCACCGGTAAAAACTATGTAACCCTCTTTTTGACCGCCATTTGTGGTGCAGTTATGGCCCCGGCACTGTACTTAAGTGGTCTGGATCAGATCACGGCAGTGAATGCCGCCCTCTTATGCAATGTAGAAATACTGTTCATTATCATTCTGGGTGTACTCTTTTTAAAAGAGACAGTTAAAGCTAAAGACATACTTGGTTTTGCTTTTCTTTTATTAGGGGCTGTATTTTTGAGCACCAATAATTTACAGGGTATATCTTTCCAGCAGAACTTAGGGGGAAGCATCCTGGTTATTTTAGCCTGTTTCTTCTGGAGTATGGACACCACCTTAACCAAATTTTTGAGTAATAAGAGGGACCTGTTCTTACTCACGGGAATCAAATGTGGAGTAGGAGGGCTGATTTTAGTAATAATGAGTCTCTTTATGGGATTGAGCTTCAACCTTCCTTTAAATGCAGTCCCTCTACTGTTGTTTGTTAGTTTAGGGTGTATGAGTAGTTCCATGCTTTTAATCTATATCGCCATCCGTGAAATCGGATCCACCCGGACTGGTTCTATATTTTCCACCAGTTCATTATTCGGTGCAATTGTTGCCTTTTTAATTCTGGGAGAACCTTTAGGAATTTTCCAGTTATTCTTTGGCCTGTTGATGTTTGCCGGTATACTCATTTTGTATAAGGAGGTAAACAAAGATTAA
- a CDS encoding DJ-1/PfpI family protein, translating to MKTAYLLVFDGLSDWEPGLAIAEINKSKKYQVKTIGLNQNTVTTVGGVSIVPDYTLDEINYGDAALFLLPGGELLEKSPLPPLVPVVRRFRKLEIPVAAICGPTVFLAPPWFFGNCTTYQ from the coding sequence ATGAAAACCGCTTATTTACTGGTGTTTGATGGTTTGTCTGACTGGGAGCCTGGCCTGGCAATTGCTGAAATAAATAAATCAAAAAAATATCAGGTTAAAACTATCGGTCTCAACCAGAATACGGTAACAACGGTGGGGGGAGTCTCCATAGTACCAGACTACACCCTTGATGAGATAAATTATGGTGATGCTGCCCTTTTCCTATTACCCGGTGGAGAGTTACTGGAAAAAAGTCCATTACCCCCACTGGTGCCGGTGGTTAGGAGGTTCAGGAAACTGGAAATACCAGTGGCCGCTATATGTGGACCTACGGTTTTCTTAGCCCCGCCATGGTTTTTTGGAAACTGCACAACATACCAGTAA